Proteins found in one Aliidongia dinghuensis genomic segment:
- a CDS encoding TRAP transporter substrate-binding protein translates to MEISRRALMRSASGLACLASLGLSRRAWAEDFTMKLTTTASNDLDTEWLTLLKQGVESSSGGKIKANVYPASQLGSAETTIEGVTMGTVEVALNASGVYEGLEPRFAVLAVPGVVTSMAQGAKVYADPAVRDRLNAIAKGKGVEVITAMMHSPVGIVSRKPIKTLADFNGMKIRVPGSALLIEQLKQLGASPIAMSLGEVLPAFQNGTIDGVYAGTTIFSALKYYDISKNMTLLPGTFIVMLGLINGDFLEQLGPLAKTVRDEARKADAAGAPWGEQDVANARAAWEKNGGQTLTLGDADAKQYLDIVVPTAVKNLSADAKADYEVLKATSAKYA, encoded by the coding sequence ATGGAAATCTCGCGTCGCGCCCTCATGAGGAGCGCCTCGGGTCTCGCCTGCCTCGCCAGTCTCGGCCTCTCGCGCCGAGCCTGGGCCGAGGATTTCACCATGAAGCTCACCACCACCGCGTCGAACGACCTCGACACGGAGTGGCTGACGCTGCTGAAGCAGGGCGTCGAGAGCTCGAGCGGCGGCAAGATCAAGGCGAACGTCTATCCGGCGAGCCAGCTGGGCTCGGCCGAGACGACGATCGAGGGCGTGACCATGGGCACGGTCGAGGTCGCGCTCAATGCGTCCGGCGTTTACGAGGGGCTGGAGCCGCGCTTCGCCGTGCTGGCGGTGCCCGGCGTCGTCACCAGCATGGCGCAGGGTGCCAAGGTCTATGCCGATCCGGCGGTGCGCGACCGCCTGAACGCGATCGCCAAGGGCAAGGGCGTCGAGGTCATCACGGCGATGATGCATTCGCCGGTCGGCATCGTCTCGCGCAAGCCGATCAAGACGCTCGCCGACTTCAACGGCATGAAGATCCGCGTGCCGGGCTCGGCGCTGCTGATCGAGCAGCTGAAGCAATTGGGCGCCTCGCCCATCGCCATGTCGCTGGGCGAAGTGCTGCCGGCGTTCCAGAACGGCACGATCGACGGCGTCTATGCCGGCACGACGATCTTCTCGGCGCTCAAGTACTACGACATCTCGAAGAACATGACGCTGCTGCCCGGCACCTTCATCGTCATGCTGGGCCTGATCAACGGCGACTTCCTCGAGCAGTTGGGCCCGCTCGCGAAGACCGTGCGCGACGAGGCGCGCAAGGCGGATGCCGCCGGCGCCCCCTGGGGCGAGCAGGATGTCGCTAACGCGCGCGCCGCGTGGGAGAAGAATGGCGGCCAGACCCTGACGCTCGGCGACGCCGACGCCAAGCAATATCTCGACATCGTCGTGCCGACCGCCGTCAAGAACCTGAGCGCCGACGCGAAGGCAGACTACGAAGTGCTGAAAGCGACCTCGGCGAAATACGCGTGA
- a CDS encoding fumarylacetoacetate hydrolase family protein has translation MSLVVPAPAPVFLPIAGTADRFPVRRVYCVGRNYAAHAREMGFDPDRDPPFYFAKPADTILPIAHGKILELPYPSLTSNYHYEAELVVAIGKGGADIPLGAALDHVWGYAIGLDMTRRDLQIAMREKGRPWEIGKAFDASAPIGPLYPAAAVPGVQQANIWLTVNGTKKQDSTIGHLIWSVPETIADLSRYFRLEPGDLIYTGTPEGVGAVVPGDLIETGIDGLGTIQARVVQG, from the coding sequence ATGTCGCTCGTCGTTCCTGCGCCCGCCCCCGTCTTCCTGCCGATCGCCGGCACCGCCGACCGTTTTCCGGTGCGCCGGGTCTATTGCGTCGGCCGCAACTACGCCGCCCACGCCCGCGAGATGGGCTTCGACCCCGATCGTGATCCGCCGTTCTATTTTGCGAAGCCGGCCGACACGATCTTGCCGATCGCCCATGGCAAGATTCTGGAACTGCCCTATCCGAGCCTGACCAGCAATTATCATTACGAGGCCGAGTTGGTCGTCGCGATCGGCAAGGGCGGCGCCGACATCCCGCTTGGGGCGGCGCTGGACCACGTCTGGGGCTATGCGATCGGGCTCGACATGACCCGGCGCGACCTGCAGATCGCCATGCGCGAAAAGGGCCGGCCGTGGGAGATCGGCAAGGCGTTCGATGCCTCGGCGCCGATCGGGCCACTCTATCCGGCCGCCGCCGTGCCGGGCGTGCAGCAGGCCAACATCTGGCTCACCGTCAACGGCACGAAGAAGCAGGACAGCACCATCGGCCACCTGATCTGGTCGGTGCCGGAGACGATCGCCGATCTGTCGCGCTATTTCCGGCTGGAACCGGGCGATCTCATCTATACCGGCACGCCGGAAGGCGTCGGCGCCGTCGTCCCGGGCGACCTGATCGAGACCGGCATCGACGGTCTCGGCACGATCCAGGCGCGCGTGGTCCAGGGCTGA
- a CDS encoding aldehyde dehydrogenase family protein: MTAFTIPAGVLPEHRDLYYGGAWHTPAAGRYITSAAPATGQPIAAAPVAEADDVDAAVHAAHAAFGGWRRMLPAERGRLLRRAAEVLRAHADELALLDALDTGNPMTMLAGDARFAANGLDYFAGLATELKGETIPMGDGNLNYTVREPMGVIARIVAYNHPLMFAALRIAAPLAAGNTVVVKAPDQAPLSLLRLAELIGDIFPAGVVNFLAGGRACGEALTQHPLVRKITLIGGVPTGKAVMRSAADTLKPVLLELGGKNALVAYPDADFEALVQGLVQGMNFTWAGQSCGSTSRVFLHASIHDRVLEAVARLIPERHKPGLPTDPKTTMGSLVSEAQRDKVEGFVRSALDEGARLVCGGKRPADPALANGFFYEATVFADMRPDMRLAREEVFGPIMSVFRWDDEDRLFAEVNAVDYGLTGSIWTRDLATAHRAASRIETGYVWINNTSQHFLGAPFGGVKQSGIGREECFEELLEFTQVKNINVKLAAA; this comes from the coding sequence ATGACGGCATTCACGATCCCTGCGGGCGTACTGCCCGAGCACCGGGACCTCTATTACGGCGGCGCCTGGCACACGCCGGCAGCCGGCCGCTACATCACGAGTGCCGCGCCCGCGACCGGCCAGCCGATCGCCGCGGCGCCGGTCGCCGAGGCGGACGACGTCGACGCCGCGGTGCACGCTGCCCATGCGGCGTTCGGCGGCTGGCGCCGCATGCTGCCGGCCGAACGCGGCCGGCTCCTGCGCCGGGCGGCCGAGGTGCTGCGCGCCCATGCCGACGAGCTGGCGCTGCTCGACGCGCTCGACACCGGCAACCCGATGACCATGCTGGCTGGCGATGCCCGTTTCGCCGCGAACGGGCTCGACTATTTCGCCGGGCTTGCGACCGAGCTCAAGGGCGAGACCATCCCGATGGGCGACGGCAACCTCAACTACACGGTGCGCGAGCCGATGGGCGTCATCGCGCGCATCGTGGCATACAACCACCCGCTGATGTTCGCCGCCTTGCGCATCGCCGCCCCGCTTGCAGCCGGCAACACGGTCGTGGTCAAGGCGCCGGACCAGGCACCGCTGTCGCTTTTGCGCCTCGCCGAGCTGATCGGCGACATCTTCCCGGCAGGCGTGGTCAATTTCCTCGCCGGCGGCCGGGCGTGCGGCGAAGCGCTGACCCAGCATCCGCTGGTGCGCAAGATCACGCTCATCGGCGGCGTGCCGACGGGCAAGGCCGTGATGCGGAGTGCTGCGGACACGCTCAAGCCCGTGCTCTTGGAACTCGGCGGCAAGAATGCCCTCGTGGCCTATCCCGACGCCGACTTCGAGGCCTTGGTCCAGGGCCTCGTCCAGGGCATGAACTTCACCTGGGCCGGCCAGTCCTGCGGCTCGACCAGCCGGGTGTTCCTGCATGCCTCGATCCACGACCGCGTGCTGGAGGCAGTGGCGCGGCTCATTCCCGAACGGCACAAGCCGGGCCTGCCGACCGATCCGAAGACGACGATGGGCTCGCTCGTGAGTGAGGCGCAGCGCGACAAGGTCGAGGGCTTCGTCCGCTCGGCGCTCGACGAGGGAGCGCGGCTCGTGTGTGGCGGCAAGCGGCCGGCCGATCCGGCGCTCGCCAATGGCTTCTTCTACGAGGCGACCGTGTTCGCCGACATGCGCCCCGACATGCGGCTCGCCCGCGAAGAAGTATTCGGACCCATCATGTCGGTGTTCCGCTGGGACGACGAGGATCGGCTCTTCGCTGAGGTGAACGCGGTCGACTATGGGCTCACCGGCTCAATCTGGACCCGCGACCTCGCGACCGCCCATCGGGCGGCATCGCGCATCGAGACCGGCTACGTCTGGATCAACAACACGAGCCAGCATTTCCTGGGGGCACCGTTCGGCGGCGTGAAGCAGTCCGGCATCGGCCGCGAGGAGTGTTTCGAGGAGCTCCTGGAGTTCACCCAGGTCAAGAACATCAACGTCAAGCTCGCGGCCGCCTGA
- the gtdA gene encoding gentisate 1,2-dioxygenase, with amino-acid sequence MSGAAVRQERASYYERIGHNHLAPLWESLHNLVPKAPQPRSVPAIWHYGEVRPLVMQAGEIISAEEAVRRVLVLENPGLAGASSITSTLYAGLQLILPGEIAPSHRHTQSALRFVIEGNSAWTAVDGERTPMHPGDFIITPSWTWHDHGNAVEAEGGEPVVWLDGLDIPLIRSLDVGFAENYPEAVQPLTKPEGDSFARFGHNMAPVRHRVENPTSPIFCYPYDRTREALDRLYRHGEIDAWDGVKLRYVNPTTGGWPMPTMATFMQLLPAGFRGRTYRSTDATVFCAVEGRGTARIGEAQFPFGPRDIFVVPSWAPVQLAASDDAVLFSFSDRPVQAALNLLREERS; translated from the coding sequence ATGAGCGGAGCCGCGGTGCGCCAGGAGCGCGCGAGCTATTACGAGCGGATCGGCCACAATCACCTGGCGCCGCTCTGGGAATCCTTGCACAACCTGGTGCCGAAGGCGCCGCAGCCGCGCTCCGTGCCGGCGATCTGGCACTATGGCGAGGTCCGTCCGCTCGTGATGCAGGCGGGCGAGATCATCAGCGCCGAAGAGGCCGTGCGCCGGGTGCTGGTCTTGGAGAACCCCGGCCTCGCGGGTGCTTCCAGCATCACGTCGACGCTCTATGCCGGGCTGCAGCTGATCCTGCCCGGCGAGATCGCGCCCAGCCATCGCCACACCCAGTCGGCGCTGCGCTTCGTCATCGAGGGCAACAGCGCCTGGACCGCGGTCGACGGCGAGCGCACGCCGATGCACCCCGGCGACTTCATCATCACGCCGTCCTGGACTTGGCACGATCACGGCAACGCGGTCGAGGCCGAGGGCGGTGAGCCGGTCGTCTGGCTGGACGGGCTCGACATCCCGCTGATCCGCAGCCTCGACGTGGGCTTCGCCGAGAATTACCCGGAAGCGGTCCAGCCGCTGACCAAGCCCGAGGGTGACAGTTTCGCGCGCTTCGGCCACAACATGGCGCCGGTGCGCCACCGGGTCGAGAACCCGACCTCGCCGATCTTCTGCTATCCCTACGATCGCACGCGCGAAGCGCTCGACCGGCTCTATCGCCACGGCGAGATCGACGCCTGGGACGGCGTCAAGCTGCGCTACGTCAATCCGACGACCGGCGGCTGGCCGATGCCGACGATGGCAACCTTCATGCAGCTGCTGCCGGCCGGCTTCCGCGGCCGGACCTATCGCTCGACCGACGCGACCGTGTTCTGCGCCGTCGAAGGCCGCGGCACCGCGCGCATCGGCGAGGCGCAATTCCCGTTCGGCCCGCGCGACATCTTCGTCGTGCCGTCCTGGGCACCGGTCCAGCTCGCGGCCTCCGACGACGCGGTGCTGTTCAGCTTCTCCGACCGCCCGGTGCAGGCGGCACTCAACCTGCTCCGCGAAGAGCGCAGCTGA
- a CDS encoding FAD-dependent oxidoreductase — protein sequence MKRSDVLIVGAGPTGLVLALWLTKLGVRVRIVDKTDAPGTTSRALAVQARTLELYRQLDLGDAVFQRAHKTPAVNLWVRGARAARVPFEKVGADLTPYPFLLIFPQDEHERLLVERLAAQGVTVERGTTLVHFEARNGTVDARLRHADGGEEVCKASYLAGCDGARSLVRETLGVGFPGGTYRQLFYVADIEAGGPALNGELHIDLDEADFLAVFPLAAGRARLIGTVRDERADDPAALRFEDVSDRAIRHMKVDVHRVNWFSTYHVHHRVAEHFRKGRAFLLGDAAHIHSPAGGQGMNTGIGDAINLAWKLAAVLGGRAQDGLLDTYEAERIGFARRLVATTDRVFSFATAEGALADKLRTRVAPLLIPTVAGFEAARDYLFRTVAQITLSYRGSPLSAGTAGHVHGGDRPPWVRVDGIDNFAAQPAMRWQAQVYGTAAPGLADWCAAHDVPLQQFDWRSQYEAAGLERGALYLLRPDSYVALAEPSGNGKALERYAAERNLILGSLDARHPI from the coding sequence ATGAAGCGGAGCGATGTTCTGATCGTCGGCGCCGGTCCCACGGGCCTGGTGCTGGCGCTCTGGCTGACCAAGCTCGGCGTCCGGGTCCGCATCGTCGACAAGACCGACGCGCCGGGCACGACGTCGCGTGCGCTCGCGGTCCAGGCCCGCACGCTCGAGCTCTATCGCCAGCTTGACCTCGGCGACGCGGTGTTCCAGCGCGCCCACAAGACGCCCGCGGTCAATCTCTGGGTCCGAGGCGCCCGCGCCGCCCGCGTCCCGTTCGAGAAGGTCGGGGCGGACCTGACGCCTTATCCATTCCTGCTGATCTTTCCCCAGGACGAGCACGAGCGGCTGCTGGTCGAGCGGCTCGCGGCCCAGGGTGTGACGGTCGAACGGGGCACCACGCTTGTGCATTTCGAGGCGCGGAACGGCACGGTCGACGCGCGCCTGCGCCATGCCGACGGCGGCGAGGAGGTCTGCAAGGCAAGCTATCTCGCCGGCTGCGACGGCGCGCGGTCGTTGGTGCGCGAGACGCTCGGCGTGGGATTTCCCGGCGGCACCTATCGCCAGCTGTTCTATGTCGCCGACATCGAGGCCGGCGGGCCTGCGCTCAATGGCGAGCTGCATATCGACCTCGACGAGGCGGATTTCCTCGCCGTCTTCCCGCTCGCCGCCGGGCGAGCCCGGCTGATCGGCACCGTACGGGACGAACGGGCCGACGATCCGGCGGCGCTCAGGTTCGAAGACGTGAGCGACCGCGCGATCCGCCACATGAAGGTCGACGTCCACCGGGTCAATTGGTTCTCGACCTATCATGTCCACCACCGGGTAGCCGAGCATTTCCGCAAGGGTCGAGCCTTCCTGCTGGGCGATGCGGCGCATATCCACAGCCCGGCCGGCGGCCAGGGCATGAACACGGGCATCGGCGACGCGATCAATCTCGCCTGGAAGCTTGCGGCGGTGCTGGGCGGGCGGGCGCAGGACGGTCTGCTCGACACCTATGAGGCGGAGCGGATCGGCTTCGCCCGGCGGCTCGTCGCCACGACTGACCGGGTGTTCAGCTTCGCCACCGCCGAAGGCGCGCTTGCCGACAAGCTGCGCACGCGCGTGGCCCCGCTGCTGATCCCGACAGTCGCCGGGTTCGAGGCCGCGCGCGACTATCTGTTCCGCACCGTGGCCCAGATCACGCTCAGCTATCGCGGCAGTCCGCTCAGCGCCGGCACCGCAGGGCATGTCCATGGCGGCGACCGCCCGCCCTGGGTGAGGGTCGATGGCATCGACAATTTCGCCGCGCAGCCCGCGATGCGCTGGCAGGCCCAGGTCTACGGCACGGCAGCGCCCGGTCTCGCCGACTGGTGCGCCGCCCATGACGTGCCGTTGCAGCAATTCGACTGGCGGTCGCAGTACGAGGCGGCCGGCCTCGAGCGCGGCGCGCTCTACCTGCTGCGCCCGGACAGCTACGTCGCCCTCGCCGAGCCGTCAGGCAACGGCAAGGCGCTCGAACGCTATGCCGCCGAGCGGAACCTCATCCTGGGCTCGCTGGACGCACGTCATCCGATCTGA
- a CDS encoding 3-hydroxybenzoate 6-monooxygenase has translation MSERKVIVVGGGIGGLAAALVLARLGISVELLERSETIGEIGAGIQLGPNAFAALDGLGVGAAARSRAVFIDRLTLMDAVDAHEVASIDVGPTFRERFGNPYGVIHRADIHLSILEAVRDHPLIRFRTSTLVEKLELDDTGATVTDQRGERYRADAVIGCDGVKSVIRQTLIGDEAKVTGHVVYRAVVDIAEMPKELQINAPVVWAGPNCHLVHYPLRGGQQYNLVVTFHSRGQEVWGVRDGSKEEVLSYFEGIHPRPHQMLDRPKSWRRWATADRDPVPAWSQGRATVLGDAAHPMTQYIAQGACMALEDAVTLGAAIAEADFDFEAAFRRYETVRIPRTARVLYSAREMGRVYHAKGVERLVRNQLWVGRTQAQFYDALQWLYGWSAERCLD, from the coding sequence ATGAGTGAACGGAAAGTCATCGTGGTCGGCGGCGGCATCGGCGGTCTCGCCGCAGCCCTGGTCCTGGCCCGGCTCGGCATTTCGGTCGAGCTTCTGGAGCGCAGCGAGACGATCGGCGAGATCGGCGCCGGCATCCAGCTCGGCCCCAACGCGTTTGCCGCCTTGGACGGCCTCGGGGTCGGCGCCGCCGCACGCTCGCGCGCCGTGTTCATCGATCGCCTCACCCTGATGGACGCGGTCGACGCGCACGAGGTCGCCTCGATCGACGTCGGCCCCACCTTCCGCGAGCGTTTCGGCAACCCCTACGGCGTCATCCATCGCGCCGACATCCACCTGTCGATCCTCGAGGCGGTCAGGGACCACCCGCTGATCCGTTTCCGCACCTCGACCCTGGTCGAAAAGCTCGAGCTCGACGATACCGGCGCCACCGTCACCGACCAGCGCGGCGAGCGCTATCGCGCCGACGCGGTCATCGGCTGCGACGGCGTCAAGTCGGTCATCCGCCAGACCCTGATCGGCGACGAGGCCAAGGTCACGGGCCATGTCGTCTATCGCGCGGTCGTCGACATCGCCGAGATGCCGAAGGAGCTGCAGATCAACGCGCCGGTGGTCTGGGCCGGGCCGAACTGCCATCTGGTCCATTACCCGCTGCGCGGCGGCCAGCAGTACAACCTGGTCGTGACCTTCCACAGCCGCGGGCAGGAAGTCTGGGGCGTGCGCGATGGCAGCAAGGAAGAGGTGCTCAGCTATTTCGAAGGCATCCACCCACGCCCGCACCAGATGCTCGATCGGCCGAAATCCTGGCGGCGCTGGGCGACCGCCGACCGCGACCCAGTGCCGGCCTGGAGCCAAGGCCGCGCCACCGTGCTGGGCGATGCCGCCCATCCGATGACGCAATACATCGCCCAAGGCGCCTGCATGGCGCTCGAGGACGCGGTGACGCTCGGCGCCGCCATCGCCGAGGCCGATTTCGATTTCGAGGCGGCATTCCGTCGCTACGAGACCGTCCGGATCCCGCGCACGGCGCGCGTCCTCTATTCGGCGCGCGAGATGGGCCGGGTCTATCACGCCAAGGGGGTGGAGCGGCTCGTGCGCAACCAGCTCTGGGTCGGCCGGACCCAGGCGCAATTCTACGATGCCCTGCAATGGCTCTACGGCTGGAGCGCCGAGCGCTGTCTCGACTGA
- a CDS encoding LysR substrate-binding domain-containing protein, which translates to MDWTARLKLRNLQMLLSLAQTQNISRSAAALHTTQPGLSKWLKELEADIGLPLFERHARGLKPTPYGEALIAHARRIEAHLDGARDDLAAMRNGGSGRVVMGASGASASDTVPLATFKLMQRLPQASIKLVESTTDRLLGLLGDGELDVVVGRSSRNLPVLEIRTETLYVEPIHFVARPRHPLFGKATVDWDDLFAYRWLVWPKGTPIRDSLDDALAAAGRTLPAPYVESNSVTLNLTLLNNSDMIGLASHRAATRFAHMNAMRIVPLRLSGFGTVTMYWREDAAGRAAVAAALDCLREVVAEQSGRKER; encoded by the coding sequence ATGGACTGGACCGCACGGCTCAAGCTCCGGAACCTGCAGATGCTGCTGAGCCTCGCCCAGACGCAGAACATCAGCCGGTCGGCTGCGGCGCTTCACACGACCCAGCCGGGCCTGTCGAAATGGCTGAAAGAGCTCGAGGCCGACATCGGCCTGCCGCTGTTCGAACGCCATGCGCGCGGCCTGAAGCCGACGCCCTACGGCGAGGCGCTGATCGCGCATGCCCGGCGCATCGAGGCGCATCTCGACGGGGCGCGCGACGATCTGGCGGCGATGCGCAACGGCGGCAGCGGCCGGGTCGTGATGGGTGCCTCGGGCGCCTCCGCCTCCGACACGGTGCCGCTCGCGACGTTCAAGCTGATGCAGCGGCTGCCCCAGGCCTCGATCAAGCTGGTCGAGAGCACGACCGACCGGCTCCTGGGACTCTTGGGCGACGGCGAACTCGACGTCGTCGTCGGCCGGTCGAGTCGCAACCTGCCGGTGCTCGAGATCCGGACGGAGACGCTCTATGTCGAGCCGATCCATTTCGTCGCCCGGCCGCGCCATCCGCTGTTCGGCAAGGCGACGGTCGACTGGGACGATCTCTTCGCCTATCGCTGGCTCGTCTGGCCCAAGGGCACGCCGATCCGCGATTCGCTCGACGATGCGCTCGCGGCGGCGGGCCGGACCCTGCCGGCGCCCTACGTCGAATCGAACTCGGTCACGCTCAACCTGACGCTGCTCAACAACAGCGACATGATCGGGCTCGCCTCCCATCGCGCGGCGACGCGCTTCGCGCATATGAACGCGATGCGCATCGTGCCGCTCCGGCTGTCGGGCTTCGGCACCGTGACCATGTACTGGCGCGAGGATGCGGCGGGACGGGCGGCGGTCGCGGCAGCCCTCGACTGCCTGCGCGAGGTCGTGGCTGAGCAGTCGGGCCGCAAGGAGCGATAG
- the maiA gene encoding maleylacetoacetate isomerase: protein MQLYSFFNSSTSYRVRIVLALKGLDYDYRPVNIRVGGHRDPAYVAEVNPSAVVPAIVTDDGVTLGQSLAIIDYLDAHHPEPRLIPEDPAERARVLELASLIACDIHPVNNLRILKYLQDKLGVTAEEKDAWYKHWVAEGLAAVERLLARYGSGPFCFGAAPTLADCCLVPQIANAERMGCNFDDYPKTMAAYRHAMALPAFAAAAPKRQPDFVQ from the coding sequence ATGCAGCTCTACAGCTTCTTCAACAGCTCGACCTCCTACCGGGTCCGCATCGTGCTGGCCTTGAAGGGCCTCGACTACGACTACCGGCCGGTCAATATCCGTGTCGGGGGCCATCGCGACCCGGCCTATGTCGCCGAGGTCAACCCCTCGGCCGTCGTGCCGGCGATCGTCACGGACGACGGCGTCACGCTCGGCCAGTCGCTGGCGATCATCGACTATCTGGACGCGCACCACCCGGAGCCCCGGCTCATTCCAGAGGATCCGGCAGAGCGCGCCCGGGTGCTGGAGCTTGCGTCGCTCATCGCCTGCGACATCCATCCCGTCAACAATCTGCGCATCCTGAAGTATCTCCAGGACAAGCTCGGCGTCACGGCCGAAGAGAAGGACGCGTGGTACAAGCATTGGGTGGCCGAAGGCCTCGCGGCGGTCGAACGGCTGCTCGCGCGCTACGGCAGCGGCCCCTTCTGCTTCGGCGCGGCACCGACGCTCGCCGACTGCTGCCTCGTGCCGCAGATCGCCAACGCGGAGCGCATGGGCTGCAATTTCGACGATTATCCGAAGACGATGGCGGCCTATCGCCACGCGATGGCATTGCCGGCCTTCGCCGCCGCGGCGCCGAAGCGACAGCCGGACTTCGTCCAGTAA
- a CDS encoding TRAP transporter small permease — protein MLGTPPPPGALNGIATLFSRLLGAALIVAVIVNVVNVIGRYGFNHAITGADEFQIYLMISMAFLGGLVAHIRRRHLRMDVLTRHFPPGLARLVNGAEALVGVAVCSLMTWISWNYTIKMFRIGSHSENAHIPMWIPHSVLAIAFTLMTLVGLVRLFVRAEIEAAPAPRPVEDVLPEAAP, from the coding sequence ATGTTGGGAACACCGCCGCCGCCAGGTGCCCTGAACGGCATCGCCACGCTGTTCAGCCGATTGCTGGGCGCCGCCCTCATCGTGGCGGTGATCGTCAACGTGGTGAATGTCATCGGCCGTTACGGCTTCAACCACGCGATCACCGGCGCCGACGAGTTCCAGATCTACCTCATGATCTCGATGGCGTTCCTCGGTGGCCTCGTCGCCCATATCCGCCGCCGGCACCTGCGCATGGACGTGCTGACGCGCCACTTCCCGCCCGGGCTCGCCCGCCTGGTGAACGGCGCCGAGGCGCTGGTCGGCGTCGCGGTCTGCAGTCTCATGACCTGGATCTCGTGGAACTACACGATCAAGATGTTCCGCATCGGCAGCCATAGCGAGAATGCCCACATCCCGATGTGGATTCCGCACAGCGTGCTGGCCATCGCGTTCACGCTCATGACCTTGGTCGGGCTGGTCCGGCTGTTCGTACGCGCGGAGATCGAGGCCGCCCCGGCGCCACGCCCGGTCGAAGACGTGCTGCCGGAGGCAGCGCCATGA
- a CDS encoding TRAP transporter large permease, which produces MSLVLGVLPVALLLLGFPIFLVLLTAVIATLLLFMHTPLSILHQTLFGAVNAYTLLAVPFFIFTGELMGRGSVAQRLVNFVNAGVGRVPGGLGVTTVCSSALFGAMSGLSAASVATIGRAMLPALMKAGYPMRFSAGLLTSMGAIDVVIPPSIPLLVYGTAAQESVPRLYAAGIIPALLLTFLLCAYVVWYCWRNGIGGDKDFVLSELGRAAARGVTALGAPVIIFGGIYGGVFTPTEAAAVACVYAAGVPMLIYRELGWRDVFDCAETTAVFTGQILVIVACAVLFGWVLTVNQIPAELTHWLTGMHLPVWSLLLAINILLLLVGSFMDGISAILLLTPLLVPLMKAVGVDPVHFGIIFAVNLGIGLFHPPFGINIFVAQTVLRLPLNMIYRGIVPFVFVYLVGLAIITYVPAVSLAGVHWLIH; this is translated from the coding sequence ATGAGCCTCGTCCTGGGCGTGCTGCCCGTGGCGCTGCTGCTTCTGGGCTTCCCAATCTTCCTCGTGCTGCTGACGGCGGTCATCGCGACCCTGCTCCTGTTCATGCACACGCCGCTCTCGATCCTGCACCAGACGCTGTTCGGCGCGGTCAACGCCTACACGCTCCTCGCCGTGCCGTTCTTCATCTTCACCGGCGAGCTCATGGGCCGCGGTTCGGTGGCGCAGCGGCTGGTCAATTTCGTCAATGCCGGCGTCGGGCGCGTGCCCGGCGGGCTCGGCGTCACGACCGTCTGCTCCTCGGCCCTGTTCGGCGCCATGTCGGGCTTGAGCGCCGCCTCGGTCGCGACGATCGGCCGGGCCATGCTGCCGGCACTGATGAAGGCGGGCTATCCCATGCGCTTCTCGGCCGGGCTCTTGACCTCGATGGGCGCCATCGACGTCGTGATCCCGCCCAGCATCCCGCTTCTGGTCTATGGTACGGCGGCGCAGGAATCGGTGCCGCGCCTCTATGCCGCCGGCATCATTCCGGCGCTGCTGCTGACCTTCCTGCTCTGCGCCTATGTCGTCTGGTACTGCTGGAGGAACGGCATCGGCGGCGACAAGGACTTCGTGCTGAGCGAACTCGGCCGCGCCGCCGCGCGCGGCGTGACCGCGCTCGGCGCGCCGGTCATCATCTTCGGCGGCATCTATGGCGGCGTGTTCACGCCGACCGAGGCTGCGGCCGTCGCCTGCGTCTATGCCGCGGGCGTGCCGATGCTGATCTATCGCGAGCTCGGCTGGCGCGACGTGTTCGACTGCGCTGAGACGACCGCCGTCTTCACCGGCCAGATCCTGGTCATCGTCGCCTGCGCCGTGCTGTTCGGCTGGGTGCTGACGGTGAACCAGATCCCGGCGGAACTCACCCACTGGCTGACCGGCATGCACCTGCCGGTCTGGAGCCTGCTGCTCGCGATCAATATTCTCTTGCTGCTCGTCGGCTCGTTCATGGACGGCATCTCGGCCATCCTGCTGCTGACGCCGCTCTTGGTGCCGCTCATGAAGGCGGTCGGCGTCGATCCCGTGCATTTCGGCATCATCTTCGCCGTCAACCTCGGCATCGGCCTGTTCCACCCGCCGTTCGGCATCAACATCTTCGTGGCGCAGACCGTGCTCCGGCTGCCGCTCAACATGATCTACCGCGGCATCGTGCCCTTCGTGTTCGTGTATCTGGTCGGGCTCGCGATCATCACCTACGTGCCGGCCGTGTCGCTCGCCGGCGTGCACTGGCTCATCCATTGA